A genomic stretch from Peromyscus eremicus chromosome 6, PerEre_H2_v1, whole genome shotgun sequence includes:
- the Fpgt gene encoding fucose-1-phosphate guanylyltransferase, with protein MRTMRAPGSRAMASLREATLRKLQLFSEMRGKPVVAGKFWDVVAITAADEKQELAYKQQLSEKLKRKELPLGVQYHVFTDPAGTKIGNGGSTLFSLQCLESLYGDKWNSFTVLLIHSGGYSQRLPNASALGKIFTALPLGEPIYQMLELKLAMYMDFPSHMRPGVLVTCADDIELYSVGDSEYIAFDQPGFTALAHPSSLAVGITHGVFVLDSASSSQHGDLEYRQCYRFLHKPSIEKMHHFNAVHRRGSFGQQDLPRGDTASLPLHSEYVYTDSLFYMDHKSAKKLLDFYESVGPLHCEIDAYGDFLQALGPGATAEYTRNTSHVTKEESQLLDMRQKIFHLLKGTPLNVVVLNNSKFYHIGTTEEYLLHFTSDSTLRSELGLQSSAFSVFPNVPECPHETPCVIHSILDSRCYVAPGSVVEYSRLGPEVSIGEKCIISGSVIVKAVLPPCSFMCSLSLQINGHLEYSTMVFGMQDNLKSSIKTISDLKMLEFYGVCFQSCLDIWNLKATEELFSGSKTHLSLWTARIFPVCSSLSESVAASLGMLSAVQSLSPFSLSNFKLLSIQEMLLYKDVQNMLAYREQIFLEISSNKKKSDSEKS; from the exons ATGCGTACTATGCGGGCTCCCGGAAGTCGGGCCATGGCGTCTCTCCGGGAAGCGACCCTGCGGAAACTGCAGCTGTTTTCGGAGATGAGAG GTAAACCCGTAGTGGCTGGAAAATTCTGGGATGTAGTTGCAATAACAGCAGCCGATGAAAAGCAGGAGCTTGCTTACAAACAACAGTTGTCAGAGAAGCTGAAGAGAAAGGAATTGCCCCTTGGAGTTCAATATCATGTTTTCACTGATCCTGCTGGAACTAAAATTG GAAATGGAGGATCAACACTTTTTTCTCTTCAGTGTCTGGAAAGCCTCTATGGAGATAAATGGAATTCTTTCACAGTCCTGTTAATTCACTCTG GTGGCTACAGTCAACGGCTTCCCAATGCAAGTGCTTTAGGAAAAATCTTCACAGCTTTACCACTTGGTGAGCCCATTTATCAGATGTTGGAGTTAAAACTAGCCATGTACATGGATTTCCCCTCACACATGAGGCCTGGAGTTTTGGTCACCTGTGCAGATGATATTGAACTCTACAGTGTTGGGGACTCTGAGTACATTGCATTTGACCAGCCTGGCTTTACTGCCTTAGCCCATCCGTCTAGTCTGGCTGTAGGCATAACACATGGAGTATTTGTCTTGGACTCTGCCAGTTCCTCACAACATGGTGACCTTGAGTACAGGCAATGCTACCGTTTCCTCCATAAGCCCAGCATTGAAAAAATGCATCATTTTAATGCTGTGCATAGACGCGGAAGCTTTGGTCAACAGGACTTGCCTCGGGGTGACACAGCCAGTCTTCCATTGCACTCTGAGTATGTCTACACAGATAGCCTATTTTACATGGATCATAAATCAGCCAAAAAGCTACTTGACTTTTATGAAAGTGTAGGCCCACTGCACTGTGAAATAGATGCCTATGGTGACTTTCTGCAGGCACTGGGGCCTGGAGCAACTGCAGAGTACACCAGGAACACATCACATGTCACTAAAGAAGAGTCCCAGTTGTTGGACATGAGGCAGAAAATATTCCACCTCCTCAAGGGAACACCACTGAATGTTGTTGTTCTTAATAACTCCAAATTTTATCACATTGGAACAACGGAAGAATATCTGCTTCATTTCACTTCTGATAGTACATTAAGGTCAGAGCTGGGCTTACAGTCCAGCGCTTTCAGTGTCTTTCCAAATGTGCCTGAATGCCCCCATGAGACACCCTGTGTCATTCACAGTATACTGGATTCACGATGCTATGTGGCCCCTGGCTCAGTTGTAGAGTATTCCAGATTGGGGCCTGAGGTGTCCATTGGGGAAAAGTGCATTATTAGTGGTTCTGTCATAGTGAAAGCTGTGCTGCCTCCATGTTCTTTCATGTGTTCTTTAAGTCTGCAGATAAACGGACACTTAGAATACTCAACTATGGTGTTTGGCATGCAAGACAACTTGAAAAGCAGTATTAAAACCATATCAGACCTAAAAATGCTTGAGTTCTATGGAGTCTGTTTTCAGTCTTGTTTAGATATTTGGAACCTGAAAGCTACAGAGGAActgttctcaggaagtaagaCACATCTGAGCCTGTGGACTGCTCGAATTTTCCCTGTCTGTTCTTCTCTGAGTGAATCGGTTGCAGCATCCCTTGGGATGTTAAGTGCTGTACAGAGCCTTTCACCATTCAGCCTGAGCAACTTTAAGCTGCTATCCATCCAGGAAATGCTTCTCTACAAAGATGTACAAAACATGCTAGCTTATAGGGAGCAAATCTTTCTAGAAATTAGTTCAAATAAGAAAAAGTCTGATTCAGAGAAATCATAA